The DNA segment AAAGGCTGACGCCTTCAAGATTGGAGAAACGACATGGCAACCCTCGAACTGCGCAATGTGAACAAGTCCTACGGCAGCGGCCTGGCGGACACCCTGAAGAACATCGAGCTGTCCATCGACTCCGGCGAGTTCCTGATCCTCGTCGGCCCGTCGGGCTGCGGCAAAACCACCCTGATGAACTGCATCGCCGGGCTGGAGAGCATCAGCGGTGGCGCGATCATGGTCGATGGCCAGGACATCAGCGGCATGAGCCCGAAGGACCGGGACATCGCCATGGTGTTCCAGTCCTATGCCCTGTACCCGACCATGAACGTGCGCGAGAACATCGCCTTCGGCCTGAAGATCCGCAAGATGCCGGCGGCCGAGATCGACGCCGAGGTTTCGCGTGTGGCCAAGCTGTTGCAGATCGAGCACCTGCTGCAGCGCAAGCCGGGCCAGCTCTCCGGTGGCCAGCAGCAGCGCGTGGCCATGGGCCGGGCGCTGGCGCGGCGGCCGAAGATCTACCTGTTCGACGAACCGCTGTCGAATCTCGACGCCAAGCTGCGGGTGGAGATGCGCACCGAGATCAAGCTGATGCACCAGCGGCTGAAGACCACCACCGTGTACGTCACCCACGACCAGATCGAGGCCATGACCCTGGGCGACAAGGTGGCGGTGATGAAGGACGGCATCATCCAGCAGTTCGGCACCCCGCAGCAGATCTACAACGATCCGGCCAACCTCTTCGTCGCGGGCTTCATGGGCTCGCCGCCGATGAACTTCGTGCCCCTGCGCCTGCAGCGCCGCGACGGCCGCCTGGTGGGCCTGCTGGACAGCGCCGACGGCCATTGCGAACTGCCCCTGGGCGACGCCGATGGCGAGCTGGAAGGGCGCGAACTGATCCTCGGCATCCGCCCGGAGCAGATCCTGGTCGGCGCCAGCGAGCTGCCGACCATTCGTGCCGAGGTGCAGGTGCTGGAGCCCACCGGCCCGGACATTCTGGCCTTCGTCGAGATCAACCAGACCAAGGTCTGCTGCCGCCTGGCCCCCGATGCGCCGGTGCGCGTGGGCGACACCCTCGACCTGCAGTTCGCGCCCGACAAGGTGCTGCTGTTCGACGCGCAAAGCGGCGAGCGGTTGTGTGCACCGGGAAAGGTGGCGAGCCCTGAGCGGCAAGCCAAGGTGGCGCAGCTCAAGGGGCGTTGAACCGTAGCCCGGATGAAATCCGGGGATTGGCTGTCACGGCCTTTCCGGATTGCATCCGGGCTACCTGGAAAGACGATCCATCGACGTACAACAATAAAAATCTGGAGTGGACATGAGCACGACGATCAAAGGTTTGTGGGTACTGCCCTGCGCGCTTTTCGCGGTTTCCGGTGTGGCGCAGGCGGTGGAATTCACCGGCTACATGCGCAGTGGCGCCGGGGGGGCCAGCGAGGGCGGCACGCAATCCTGCTTCCAGCTGCCGGGGGCTCAATCGAAGTACCGTCTGGGCAACGAATGCGAGCAGTACATCGAACTGGACCTGCGCCAGGACCTGCTCAAGCTCGATGACGGTTCGGTGGTCAGCGTCGAGGGCATGGCGCAGCTCTACAACGAATACGGCCATACACCCGAGTTCACCGGCGACCACGGCTTCGCGCGGATGAACCAGATGTATGCCGAGTGGAGCAATATGCCGGCGCTGAACGGCGGCTCCTTCTGGGCCGGTCGCCGCTTCTACAAGCGGAACGACATCCACATCTCCGACTTCTACTACTGGAACCAGAGCGCCACCGGCTTCGGCTTCGATGAAGTGGCCATCGGCGACCTGAAGTACAGCTACGTGTTCTCGCGCAAGGACAACTACGACCAGGACCCCTACATCAACCGTCACGACTTCAACATCGACGGCTTCCAGACCAATCCCGGGGGTGAGGTCGGTGTGGGTGTCAGCTATATCGACAAGCCCGACAGCACCGACGCCCATAGCGGCTGGTCGGTAGCGGCGCAGCACAAGCAGAAGGTCTTCCTCGGCGGGGTCAACACCTTCGCCCTGCAATACGGTCGCGGACCGGGCACCGCGCTCGGTTACACCGGCGACCCGACCCTGGACAACGCCAACAAGAGCTGGCGTGTGGTGGAGTTCTTCGACTGGCAAGTGACGCCGCGCTTCGGTGGCCAGTTCGAGGTGGTCTACCAGAAGGACACCCGTCCGGATGGTGACGACCAGAATTGGCTGTCCGTCGGCGTGCGCCCAGTCTACGCCTTCACCGACCAGTTCAAGCTGGTGACCGAGTTGGGCCGCGACCAGGTGGAAGCCCCTGGCGGCACGCGCAAACTGACCAAGTTCACCGTCGCGCCCACCTGGTCGCCGGCCGGTCCTGGCTTCTGGGAGCGCCCGGAAATCCGTCTCTACTACACCTACGCCAGCTGGAACGAGGCGGCCCAGCGTGCGGCCAGCCAGATGGCGGCGGGCTCGGCGCTTTCGGATACCGGCGCCTTCGGCAATGCGCTGCATGGCTCCAACTTCGGTGTGCAACTGGAGTACTGGTGGAAATGACGGGTCATGTCGATGGCCGCCAGTGAGTCCCGCCGTCGCGGGCCGCGCCTGGTGAAGGCAGGGGAGGGCGCCGACCATCCCCTCGCCGACCTGCTGCGCCCGGCGGCCGGGCAGCCGTTCCGCTGGGCCGAGCACCAGGGGCGCGAGCTGCTGCTGGTGGAGCACCCGCGCTGCTCGGCGGTGTTCAGCCGGCAGGGCGGCCAGTTGCTGCACTACCAGCCCCACGGCGAGCGGCCGCTGCTCTGGTGCGCGGCACGCTGGCCGCGCATCGGCGCCATTCGCGGTGGTGTGCCCGTCTGCTGGCCCTGGTTCGGCCGCCATCCCATGGAAGGCGGCTGGCCTCATCACGGCTGGGCGCGACTGTCGGACTGGCGACTTATCCACAAGGACGCCGATGCCGAGGGTGTGCGCCTGAACTGGCGCCTAGACCTGCATGACTGGCAGGTGGATCTGCAGGCGGAGCTGGGCGAGCGTATGAGCCTGCAACTGGTCACCCGCCACCGCGACAGCGAGCCCTGTGTCCTCAGTCACGCACTCCACGCCTACTGGCGGGTCAGCGACGTGGCTCGGGTCGGTTTGCTGGGGCTGGACGGCGTCGATGGCCGCGACCTGCTGACGCGCGAGGCGTGCCGGCAGGAGGGTGAGCTACGGGTGATCGATGGTTGCCACAAGGTCTTCCGGCGCGGTGGCCGGGTGCGGATTCAGGATGCCGGATGGCAGCGGCGGTTGCGCATCGAGGGAGGGAATAATCCGAACACGGTGGTCTGGCATCCGGGTAGCAGGCCTCTTTCAGAGGTGAGCTGGGCAGAGGGCCTGGGCTTTCTTTCCGTGCAGGGCGCGGCTTGTGACGAGGGCGGCGTGGAGTTGGTGGCAGGGGAAGAAGCGAGGTTGAGTTTGAAGGCGTGGGTCGGGTGAGGCGCGGGGCATGGGCTCCGTTGCCCTCACCCCAACCCTCTCCCGCAAGCGGGAGAGGGGGCTGTCCGTGCGGCGGTCGAAGCAAGTGCCGGCTGCTTGTCTCCCCTCTCCCTTCAGGGAGAGGGGCTGGGGGAGAGGGTAAATCCCCGCAAAGAACTATCAGGATGGCTCTTCATCCGTCGGATACCGGCTGGCGTTGAGGCTTTCCTTGATCTTGCGCAGGTGCGGCTGGAAGTCGACGCCGCGGCGCAGGGTCATGCCGGTGGCGAGCACGTCGAGCACGGTGAGCTGGATGATGCGCGAGGTCATCGGCATGTAGATGTCGGTGTCTTCCGGCAGCGGGATATCCAGGCTCAGGGTGCTGGCCTTGGCCAAGGGCGAGCCGGCGGCCGTCAGGCCGAGTACCGAGGCGCCGTTCTGCCGTGCCAGGCGCGCTACCTCCACCAGCTCGCGGGTGCGGCCGGTGTAGGAAATGATCACGAACAGGTCGCCCGTGTGCGCCACCGACGCGAGCATGCGCTGCATCAGTACATCGGAATGGGCGGACACGGCGAGGTTGAAACGGAAGAACTTGTGCTGGGCGTCCAGGGCCACCGAGGCCGAGGCGCCAAGGCCGAAGAAGTGGATTTGCCGGGCCTGGATCATCAGGTCCACGGCGCGGCTGACCAGTTGTGGGTCGAGGGTCTGCAGGGCGCTGTCCAGGGAGGCGATGGCGCTGCCGAAGATCTTCCGCGTGTAGGCCTCGGGGCCGTCGTCCGCCGCGACCGCCTGGCTGACGTAGGCGGCACCGCTGGCCAGGCTCTGCGCCAGTTGCATCTTCAGTTCGGGGTAGCCGTTGACGCCGAAGGAGCGGCAGAAGCGGTTCACCGTCGGCTCGCTGACCTGCGCGGCCTGGGCCAGCGCGGCAATGCTGTAGCGGGTGGCTTGTTGCGGGTCGCGCAGGATGACTTCGGCGACCTTGCGCTCAGCCTTGTTGAGTTCGTCGAGGCGGTTCTGGATCTGCTCCAGCAGGTTGTGCACGCGGTCCATTGGGATTCCTGGAAAGGGGCCTGCAATCGGTGGCCTATCGTACTGAGCGCATCTGGACGGAGCCACCGCAATCTCGCATGTTGGTAAATGTAGTTTTATTACTACATTTTGTCTTGATGAAGCGCATTATTGGGTGTATTCATAAGCTCATGTTTGATAGAAGAACAAATATCATGGCCTCACAACCTGTCGAACTTTGCACCCTGGCGCTCTTCGGCGGCCTCGGTGACCTCGCACTGCGCAAGCTGTTTCCCGCGCTCTATCAACTGGACCGCGCCGGCCTGCTGCCGACCGATACACGCATCCTTGGCCTGGGTCGCGAGAATGGCGACCCGGCTGCCCACCTCGTTGCCATTGGCGAGCACCTGCGTCGCTACGTGCCCGCCGCAGAGGTGGAGGAGGGCGCCGTGCAGCGCTTCCTGGCGCGGCTCGATTACCTGACCATGGACTTCCTCGATGCCGACGCCTACTCGGCCCTGGCTGACAAGCTGGGCCCCGTGTCCCGGCTGATCGCCTACTTCGCCACGCCCGCCGCCGTGTACGGCGCCATCTGCGCGGGCCTGGCCGCCACGGGGCTGGCCGAGCGCACCCGCGTGGTGCTGGAAAAACCCATCGGCCATGATCTGGAGTCCTCACGCGCAGTGAATGACGCCGTGGCGACGCACTTCCCGGAAAACCGCACCTACCGGATCGACCACTATCTGGGCAAGGAGACGGTGCAGAACCTGATTGCCCTGCGCTTTGCCAACAGCCTGTTCGAAACCCAGTGGAACCAGCACCACATCTCCCATGTGGAGATCACCGTGGCCGAGCAAGTGGGCATTGAAGGGCGCTGGGGATACTTCGACCAGGCCGGACAGTTGCGCGACATGATCCAGAACCACCTGCTGCAACTGCTCTGCCTGATCGCCATGGACCCGCCCAGCGACCTCTCCGCCGACAGCATCCGCGACGAGAAGGTCAAGGTGCTGAAAGCGCTGGCGCCGATCACCCAGGAGCAGCTCAGCCAACAGGTGGTGCGCGGCCAGTACGTGGCCGGCAACATCCTCGGCAAGACGGTGCCCGGCTATCTCGAAGAAGAGAACGCCAACACCCACAGCGACACCGAAACATTCGTCGCCCTGCGCGCGGAAATCCGCAACTGGCGCTGGTCCGGCGTGCCCTTCTACCTGCGTACCGGCAAGCGCATGCCGCAGAAGCTTTCGCAGATCGTCATACACTTCAAGGAACCGCCGCACTACATCTTCGCCCCCGAGCAGCGGCCGCTGATCAGCAACCGGCTGATCATCCGCCTGCAGCCGGACGAAGGTATTTCCCTGCAGGTGATGACCAAGGACCAGGGCCTGGACAAGGGCATGCAGCTGCGCAGCGACCCGCTGCAGCTGAGCTTCTCCAATACCTACCGCAGCGCGCGGATTCCGGACGCCTATGAGCGTCTGCTGCTGGAAGTGATGAAGGGCAACCAGAATCTCTTCGTACGCAAGGACGAAATCGAATACGCCTGGAAGTGGTGCGACCAACTGATCGCCGGATGGCGGCAGCAGGGCGACGCACCCAAGCCCTACGCGGCGGGAACCTGGGGGCCGGTGGCCTCCATCGCATTGATCACCCGTGATGGCAGGAGTTGGTATGGCGATCTGTAATCTCGACCTGCCGACGCAGGTCACCGGGCTCAGCCTCGGCAGCCCCGAACAACTGGCCGGTGAACTGGCCATAACCGTCGCCAACGCCCTGCGCGATGCCATCGACACACGCGGTTCGGCGGTGCTGGTGGTGTCCGGCGGGCGCAGCCCGGTGGCCTTCTTCGAGTGCCTTTCCGGCCAGGCACTGGATTGGTCGAAGGTGACCGTCAGCCTCGCCGATGAGCGCTTCGTGCCGGTCAGTCATCCCGACAGCAACGAAGGCCTGGTGCGCCGCCACCTGTTGCGCGGAGCCGCTGCCGGGGCGCAATTCCTCGGTCTCTACCACAGTGCGCCCGGCCTCGACGAGTCGGCGCACATGGCCGATGCGGCCCTGGGTGAGCTGGGCGCCATCGACGTGTTGGTGCTGGGCATGGGCGAGGATGGCCATACCGCGTCGCTGTTCCCGTCCAGCCCGAACCTGGAGCTGGCGCTGAGTGCCGATTGCCCGCAACGCTGCCTGCCGATGCTGGCACCCAGCGTGCCGCGCCAGCGCCTGACATTGACCCTGCCGCTGCTGGCCAGCGCGCACCTGACCCTGCTGGCCGTGCAAGGCCAGGCCAAGCTGGCCACCCTGGCCGACGCCCTGGCGGGCGAAGACGCGACGGCGATGCCGATCCGCGCCTTCCTCCGTCGTCCCCTGGAAATCCACTGGTGCCCCTGAGCCCGAAGGAACGCCCATGACCAGCCTCCCCACCAACCGGGCCACGAGTCGCGAAGCCGTGCCGAGCATGGCTGACAAGGCCGCCGTGATCGATATCCTCTGCGGCGCGGCGCGCATCCTGCCGGTGATCACCATCGAGCGGGAGCAGGACGTCCTGCCCCTGGCCGATGCCCTGGCCTCCGGCGGATTGCGTACCCTGGAAATTACCCTGCGCTCCGAGCACGGCCTGTCCGCCATTCGCACCCTGCGTGAGCAGCGCCCGGAACTCTGCGTCGGCGCAGGCACTGTGCTGGATGAATGGATGCTTGCCGAGGCCGAAGCCGCCGGCTCGCAGTTCATCGTCACCCCCGGCTGTACCGC comes from the Pseudomonas sp. TCU-HL1 genome and includes:
- a CDS encoding ABC transporter ATP-binding protein; its protein translation is MATLELRNVNKSYGSGLADTLKNIELSIDSGEFLILVGPSGCGKTTLMNCIAGLESISGGAIMVDGQDISGMSPKDRDIAMVFQSYALYPTMNVRENIAFGLKIRKMPAAEIDAEVSRVAKLLQIEHLLQRKPGQLSGGQQQRVAMGRALARRPKIYLFDEPLSNLDAKLRVEMRTEIKLMHQRLKTTTVYVTHDQIEAMTLGDKVAVMKDGIIQQFGTPQQIYNDPANLFVAGFMGSPPMNFVPLRLQRRDGRLVGLLDSADGHCELPLGDADGELEGRELILGIRPEQILVGASELPTIRAEVQVLEPTGPDILAFVEINQTKVCCRLAPDAPVRVGDTLDLQFAPDKVLLFDAQSGERLCAPGKVASPERQAKVAQLKGR
- a CDS encoding maltoporin, which codes for MSTTIKGLWVLPCALFAVSGVAQAVEFTGYMRSGAGGASEGGTQSCFQLPGAQSKYRLGNECEQYIELDLRQDLLKLDDGSVVSVEGMAQLYNEYGHTPEFTGDHGFARMNQMYAEWSNMPALNGGSFWAGRRFYKRNDIHISDFYYWNQSATGFGFDEVAIGDLKYSYVFSRKDNYDQDPYINRHDFNIDGFQTNPGGEVGVGVSYIDKPDSTDAHSGWSVAAQHKQKVFLGGVNTFALQYGRGPGTALGYTGDPTLDNANKSWRVVEFFDWQVTPRFGGQFEVVYQKDTRPDGDDQNWLSVGVRPVYAFTDQFKLVTELGRDQVEAPGGTRKLTKFTVAPTWSPAGPGFWERPEIRLYYTYASWNEAAQRAASQMAAGSALSDTGAFGNALHGSNFGVQLEYWWK
- a CDS encoding D-hexose-6-phosphate mutarotase; the encoded protein is MAASESRRRGPRLVKAGEGADHPLADLLRPAAGQPFRWAEHQGRELLLVEHPRCSAVFSRQGGQLLHYQPHGERPLLWCAARWPRIGAIRGGVPVCWPWFGRHPMEGGWPHHGWARLSDWRLIHKDADAEGVRLNWRLDLHDWQVDLQAELGERMSLQLVTRHRDSEPCVLSHALHAYWRVSDVARVGLLGLDGVDGRDLLTREACRQEGELRVIDGCHKVFRRGGRVRIQDAGWQRRLRIEGGNNPNTVVWHPGSRPLSEVSWAEGLGFLSVQGAACDEGGVELVAGEEARLSLKAWVG
- a CDS encoding MurR/RpiR family transcriptional regulator, which translates into the protein MHNLLEQIQNRLDELNKAERKVAEVILRDPQQATRYSIAALAQAAQVSEPTVNRFCRSFGVNGYPELKMQLAQSLASGAAYVSQAVAADDGPEAYTRKIFGSAIASLDSALQTLDPQLVSRAVDLMIQARQIHFFGLGASASVALDAQHKFFRFNLAVSAHSDVLMQRMLASVAHTGDLFVIISYTGRTRELVEVARLARQNGASVLGLTAAGSPLAKASTLSLDIPLPEDTDIYMPMTSRIIQLTVLDVLATGMTLRRGVDFQPHLRKIKESLNASRYPTDEEPS
- the zwf gene encoding glucose-6-phosphate dehydrogenase, with the protein product MASQPVELCTLALFGGLGDLALRKLFPALYQLDRAGLLPTDTRILGLGRENGDPAAHLVAIGEHLRRYVPAAEVEEGAVQRFLARLDYLTMDFLDADAYSALADKLGPVSRLIAYFATPAAVYGAICAGLAATGLAERTRVVLEKPIGHDLESSRAVNDAVATHFPENRTYRIDHYLGKETVQNLIALRFANSLFETQWNQHHISHVEITVAEQVGIEGRWGYFDQAGQLRDMIQNHLLQLLCLIAMDPPSDLSADSIRDEKVKVLKALAPITQEQLSQQVVRGQYVAGNILGKTVPGYLEEENANTHSDTETFVALRAEIRNWRWSGVPFYLRTGKRMPQKLSQIVIHFKEPPHYIFAPEQRPLISNRLIIRLQPDEGISLQVMTKDQGLDKGMQLRSDPLQLSFSNTYRSARIPDAYERLLLEVMKGNQNLFVRKDEIEYAWKWCDQLIAGWRQQGDAPKPYAAGTWGPVASIALITRDGRSWYGDL
- the pgl gene encoding 6-phosphogluconolactonase gives rise to the protein MAICNLDLPTQVTGLSLGSPEQLAGELAITVANALRDAIDTRGSAVLVVSGGRSPVAFFECLSGQALDWSKVTVSLADERFVPVSHPDSNEGLVRRHLLRGAAAGAQFLGLYHSAPGLDESAHMADAALGELGAIDVLVLGMGEDGHTASLFPSSPNLELALSADCPQRCLPMLAPSVPRQRLTLTLPLLASAHLTLLAVQGQAKLATLADALAGEDATAMPIRAFLRRPLEIHWCP
- a CDS encoding bifunctional 4-hydroxy-2-oxoglutarate aldolase/2-dehydro-3-deoxy-phosphogluconate aldolase; this encodes MTSLPTNRATSREAVPSMADKAAVIDILCGAARILPVITIEREQDVLPLADALASGGLRTLEITLRSEHGLSAIRTLREQRPELCVGAGTVLDEWMLAEAEAAGSQFIVTPGCTAELLRAGVYSPLPLLPGISSASEIMLGYALGYRRFKLFPAEICGGVKALKAFGGPFPGIRFCPTGGVNPDNLHDYMALPNVMCVGGTWMMDKDWVRNGDWQRIQEATAAALELLR